One window of the Candidatus Kaelpia imicola genome contains the following:
- a CDS encoding L-threonylcarbamoyladenylate synthase, with protein MNTEYLKLSIFDPEEGKLEKIVKVLSNEGLVVFPTETVYGIGFDTESKAAMDRIEAIKKERQDKPYSISIPDFSWIKDYRIDKDSLNRAHLIEDLLPGPITFIVKIEDGSKLGIRVPMNRITQDAITLFKKPIYLPSANISGGVPAKNAQEAMDCLWGRVDLIVDGGCCTLCVASLVLDLTQNPVKILREGPLFFTTEVKKRFSIE; from the coding sequence ATGAACACTGAATATTTAAAGCTTAGTATATTTGATCCTGAGGAAGGGAAACTGGAAAAGATAGTAAAGGTGCTTTCTAACGAAGGTCTGGTTGTTTTTCCTACAGAGACAGTCTATGGGATAGGTTTTGATACCGAGTCTAAGGCGGCAATGGATAGAATAGAGGCTATTAAGAAAGAGCGTCAGGATAAACCCTACAGTATATCCATACCTGATTTTAGCTGGATTAAAGATTATAGAATAGATAAAGATTCCTTAAACAGGGCTCATCTTATCGAGGATCTATTGCCTGGGCCGATTACTTTTATAGTAAAAATAGAAGATGGGAGTAAGTTAGGGATCAGGGTTCCTATGAATAGAATTACCCAGGATGCGATAACTCTTTTTAAAAAACCTATCTATCTCCCCAGTGCTAATATCTCAGGCGGTGTTCCTGCCAAAAATGCCCAGGAGGCTATGGACTGTCTTTGGGGTAGAGTCGACTTGATAGTAGACGGCGGTTGTTGTACTCTATGTGTAGCATCTCTGGTACTTGATTTAACTCAAAATCCTGTTAAGATTTTAAGAGAAGGTCCTCTCTTTTTTACAACAGAGGTAAAGAAGAGGTTCAGTATCGAATAG
- the glyA gene encoding serine hydroxymethyltransferase — protein sequence MSGESVRSVSLNKRYFYQGVKRIDPEIYSCLIKELNRLRDNIDLIASENVVSSAVLETAGSILTNKYAEGYPNARWYRGCKHVDEVENIARERAKKLFRAEHANVQPHSGTQANMAVYLSALKTGDTLLALDIASGGHLSHGHPKNFSGQIYNVVRYGVDPKSHLIDYNQVRDLAKKHKPKIIVVGHSAYPRQLDFKRFKEIADEVGAYILADIAHVAGFVITGLHPNPIDAGIEFTTTTTHKTLRGARGGLILTKREFAKSIDSSLFPGSQGGPLPHVIAAKAVAFKEAAKPEFKEYQKHVLTNAQALASCFLSKGYDVMTGGTDNHLILLDVYIKHGITGKDASLWLEEANITVNKNLIPYDKQSPFLTSGLRIGSPAVTTRGMEEKEMAEIVSLIDRVLESKGSVDVIKRVKLEVLELLKEFPLYPEIKDE from the coding sequence ATGAGCGGAGAGTCCGTAAGATCAGTGAGCTTGAATAAACGGTATTTTTATCAGGGTGTTAAGAGGATCGATCCAGAGATATACTCTTGCTTGATCAAAGAGCTTAACAGGCTGCGGGATAATATAGATCTTATTGCTAGTGAGAATGTTGTCTCGTCTGCTGTTTTGGAGACAGCCGGGAGTATATTGACAAACAAATATGCAGAGGGTTACCCCAATGCTCGCTGGTATAGAGGTTGCAAGCATGTAGATGAGGTTGAAAATATTGCAAGAGAGAGGGCCAAAAAATTGTTTCGGGCTGAACATGCTAATGTACAGCCGCACTCTGGAACTCAGGCCAATATGGCAGTCTATCTATCTGCTTTAAAGACGGGAGATACTCTTCTTGCTTTAGATATTGCATCCGGCGGGCATCTCTCCCACGGTCATCCTAAAAATTTTTCCGGTCAGATATATAACGTTGTAAGATATGGAGTAGATCCCAAAAGTCATCTTATAGATTACAATCAAGTTAGAGATTTAGCCAAAAAGCATAAGCCGAAGATCATAGTTGTAGGTCACAGTGCTTACCCAAGACAATTGGATTTTAAGAGGTTTAAAGAGATAGCCGATGAAGTCGGTGCGTATATTCTTGCTGATATTGCTCATGTTGCAGGGTTTGTTATAACAGGCTTACATCCTAATCCGATTGATGCTGGAATTGAATTTACGACTACAACGACCCATAAAACTCTGCGAGGTGCAAGGGGTGGTTTGATCTTAACAAAGAGAGAGTTTGCAAAATCTATAGACTCCAGTCTCTTTCCAGGTTCTCAAGGCGGACCGTTACCGCATGTTATTGCAGCTAAGGCGGTAGCTTTTAAAGAGGCTGCCAAGCCGGAGTTTAAAGAATATCAGAAGCATGTTCTGACTAATGCTCAAGCCTTGGCTAGCTGTTTTTTGAGTAAAGGGTATGATGTTATGACCGGAGGAACAGATAATCACCTTATTCTCCTGGATGTTTATATTAAGCATGGCATTACAGGTAAAGATGCATCTCTTTGGCTTGAAGAGGCTAATATTACGGTTAATAAGAACCTTATTCCCTATGATAAACAGTCTCCATTTTTGACAAGCGGACTAAGGATTGGCTCCCCGGCTGTGACTACAAGAGGTATGGAAGAGAAGGAGATGGCAGAGATAGTCAGCCTTATAGATCGAGTATTAGAAAGTAAAGGCAGTGTTGATGTCATAAAAAGAGTTAAACTTGAGGTTTTAGAATTGCTTAAGGAGTTTCCTCTCTATCCGGAGATTAAAGATGAATAG
- a CDS encoding SurA N-terminal domain-containing protein — protein MLDVFRKKKNIKIIMFFIAIIIIPAFVLWGVGSVLKSQGKDSLAGLVFSKKISKDDFAKQYHAVHNQAQLLYGENLNKVKKLLNLEGQTWQRIILLEEVKQKKIKISDTEVITAIQTAPVFQKNNTFSRDSYETMLKYYLGLSPQQYEAQVRDNLKIKALIEKVTENVKVAEAETWEKFKSEKSSFKLSYILVKPAEFLKNISYTEEELVAFYNESRERFKKPEQVNIEYLSILFKDFATEITVLEEEIDNYFREHEEELKEMQSEEEPGLSDEDLRVKVSDYLIQVKARDEAQELIWQIEDDIASEISLSRIAEKFNLSFNETGLFSPWDPIPGIGWAYKITEQAFSLDPGELSSAIEIKNGLYIIKSIEKRAPYIPEFGETKEEVLKEYKTSKANGLAKREAEELLSSIILALNNEEDIQKILDVNDLAFVKTDFITSAGYIKGIGNASDILASLDSNQSKGFNPKVITSQAGYIILRIDDIREAAEEEFKEQKEKLQEELLIEKKNTVLNNWFAQLREEADLEVYFTLPK, from the coding sequence ATGCTGGATGTATTCAGAAAGAAAAAGAATATCAAGATTATCATGTTTTTTATCGCTATAATCATCATCCCTGCGTTTGTACTCTGGGGTGTAGGCAGCGTATTAAAATCTCAAGGCAAAGACTCTCTTGCAGGATTAGTATTTTCAAAAAAGATATCCAAAGATGATTTTGCTAAGCAATACCATGCAGTCCACAACCAGGCCCAGCTGCTCTATGGAGAGAACCTGAATAAGGTAAAAAAACTCTTGAACTTAGAGGGGCAGACCTGGCAGAGAATAATATTATTAGAAGAAGTAAAGCAAAAGAAGATAAAGATATCCGATACAGAGGTAATAACGGCCATTCAAACCGCTCCTGTTTTTCAGAAGAATAATACTTTTTCAAGGGATAGCTATGAGACAATGCTCAAATATTATCTAGGGCTTAGCCCTCAACAGTATGAAGCACAGGTACGGGACAACCTTAAGATAAAAGCGTTGATTGAAAAGGTAACAGAAAACGTCAAAGTCGCAGAGGCAGAAACCTGGGAAAAATTTAAATCTGAAAAGAGTTCATTTAAGTTAAGCTATATTCTTGTAAAACCTGCAGAGTTCTTAAAAAACATAAGCTATACAGAAGAGGAGCTTGTCGCTTTCTATAACGAGAGCAGAGAGAGATTCAAAAAACCGGAGCAGGTAAATATAGAGTACCTAAGCATATTATTCAAAGACTTCGCAACCGAAATAACAGTTCTAGAGGAGGAGATAGATAATTATTTCAGAGAGCATGAAGAAGAACTTAAAGAGATGCAGAGTGAAGAAGAGCCTGGCTTAAGTGATGAAGATTTGAGAGTAAAGGTATCCGATTATCTTATTCAGGTGAAAGCTCGTGATGAAGCTCAAGAGTTAATTTGGCAGATAGAAGACGATATTGCATCTGAAATAAGCCTCTCCCGGATTGCAGAGAAATTCAACCTCTCTTTTAATGAAACCGGGCTCTTCTCTCCTTGGGACCCTATACCCGGAATCGGCTGGGCTTATAAGATCACAGAACAGGCATTCTCCTTAGATCCGGGCGAACTCAGCAGCGCTATTGAAATAAAGAATGGTCTCTACATCATAAAATCGATAGAGAAAAGAGCACCTTATATCCCTGAGTTCGGGGAGACTAAAGAGGAGGTATTAAAAGAGTATAAAACCTCTAAAGCCAACGGGCTGGCAAAAAGAGAGGCTGAAGAATTATTATCCTCGATAATACTGGCCTTAAATAACGAGGAAGATATTCAGAAGATACTGGATGTTAATGACTTAGCGTTTGTAAAAACAGATTTTATAACCTCAGCCGGTTATATTAAAGGCATAGGCAACGCTTCTGATATCCTGGCCTCTCTTGACAGCAACCAGAGTAAAGGCTTCAATCCAAAAGTTATAACTTCTCAGGCAGGATATATCATTCTGCGAATCGACGATATAAGAGAAGCAGCAGAGGAAGAATTCAAAGAGCAGAAAGAAAAATTACAAGAAGAACTGCTAATAGAAAAGAAAAACACAGTATTGAATAATTGGTTTGCTCAGCTTAGAGAAGAGGCTGATCTTGAAGTATATTTTACTTTACCTAAATAG
- a CDS encoding ferredoxin: MIVKIDADTCIGCGLCVNMAPEVFQMEDDKAVPLSEVVAEGQEESAKKMAEDCPVNSISVE; the protein is encoded by the coding sequence ATGATAGTAAAAATAGATGCTGATACCTGTATAGGTTGCGGTCTCTGCGTTAACATGGCGCCGGAAGTATTTCAGATGGAGGATGACAAGGCTGTACCTCTATCTGAGGTGGTTGCCGAAGGCCAGGAAGAGAGTGCCAAGAAGATGGCAGAAGACTGCCCAGTCAACTCAATAAGCGTAGAATAA
- the purB gene encoding adenylosuccinate lyase, whose product MIDRYSLPEMSKIWSLESRFQYLLDVELTVLEILQEKKRIPLSKKRLLEVKRKASFNVKRIEKIERATNHDLIAFLKNLEENIGKDAKYIHKGLTSSDVLDTALSLQLRDGIKILEKDLAEYLKALKSLVKKYKSLPAIGRSHGIHAEPTTLGLKFLNFYSEGLRNQERLKRAKEELAFIAISGAVGTYAGMPPDIERAVAGKLKMKEEPISTQVIPRDRLANLFTVFALIAASLERFTTEIRHLQRTEVNEVLEPFGRKQKGSSAMPHKRNPILCERISGLARVFRGYLTPAIENITLWHERDISHSSVERIILPDAFILLDYMFHVTTKIVKGLNVNKEAVENNLWLKKGLFASGRLMVMLIDKGLSRSEAYDLIQGPALKSYREKVDFKGLVVNDLKIKKFLNEREIERTFDLNSYLSHIDKVFRRFGI is encoded by the coding sequence ATGATAGATAGATATAGCTTACCTGAAATGAGTAAGATTTGGTCATTAGAGTCTAGGTTTCAATATCTTCTTGATGTTGAGCTTACGGTTCTTGAAATTCTCCAGGAGAAGAAGAGGATTCCTTTAAGCAAAAAGAGACTGTTAGAGGTTAAGAGAAAAGCATCTTTTAATGTTAAAAGAATAGAAAAGATAGAGAGAGCTACAAACCATGACCTAATAGCTTTTCTTAAGAATTTAGAAGAGAATATCGGTAAAGATGCAAAATATATCCATAAAGGTCTTACATCTTCGGATGTTTTAGATACAGCCCTATCACTTCAGCTTAGGGATGGGATTAAGATTTTAGAAAAAGATTTAGCCGAGTATCTAAAAGCATTAAAATCTTTAGTCAAAAAATATAAGAGTCTGCCTGCAATAGGCAGAAGCCATGGCATACATGCAGAGCCTACAACGTTAGGATTAAAATTTCTCAATTTCTATTCAGAGGGCTTAAGGAATCAGGAACGTCTTAAAAGAGCTAAAGAGGAGTTGGCTTTTATTGCAATATCCGGGGCAGTAGGTACTTATGCCGGTATGCCTCCCGATATTGAGAGAGCGGTTGCAGGGAAGCTCAAGATGAAAGAGGAACCTATCTCTACTCAGGTGATACCCAGGGATAGGCTTGCCAACTTATTTACAGTATTTGCTTTAATAGCTGCATCTCTTGAGAGATTTACAACAGAGATAAGACATCTTCAGAGAACGGAGGTAAATGAAGTCTTGGAGCCGTTTGGTAGGAAGCAGAAAGGCTCCTCTGCCATGCCTCATAAGAGAAATCCTATTCTCTGTGAAAGGATATCAGGTTTAGCCAGGGTCTTTAGAGGTTATCTTACTCCAGCCATAGAGAATATAACTCTCTGGCATGAGCGGGATATATCCCACTCTTCAGTTGAGCGGATTATATTGCCGGATGCCTTTATTCTCCTGGATTATATGTTCCATGTTACGACTAAGATTGTTAAGGGTTTAAATGTTAATAAAGAGGCGGTTGAAAATAATCTCTGGCTTAAAAAAGGTCTCTTTGCATCCGGCAGGCTTATGGTTATGCTTATAGACAAAGGGCTGTCACGTTCAGAGGCTTATGATTTAATACAGGGACCAGCGCTAAAGTCATACCGGGAGAAGGTCGATTTTAAAGGACTGGTTGTTAATGATTTAAAGATTAAAAAGTTTCTCAATGAGAGAGAGATTGAAAGAACTTTTGATCTTAATTCCTACCTCAGTCATATAGATAAGGTTTTTAGGCGTTTTGGAATATAG
- the purM gene encoding phosphoribosylformylglycinamidine cyclo-ligase: MDYKKSGVDIDKANLFVKEIKPIVNSTKSKHVLEDIGPFAAFYSIKEFKKYKHPVLVSSTDGVGTKIKLCIAAGKLEVAGYDLVAMNVNDIITTGAMPLFFLDYFATSKLDIEVGKKLVQGIARGCKDSKMSLVGGETAELPGFYKKDEFDLAGFSVGIIDKSKVITGDRIKNGDLLIGLPSSGPHSNGFSLIRKLFSAGEVKEYWHNYILKPTRIYVKDILTLLDKGLDVKGMAHITGGGFYDNIERILPENLDAVIEKDSWKIGRVFKEIKKRAKIEDKKMYRTFNMGIGFILVLSEKEYGKMNNIFKNLGKKCYLIGRVERGKGEVKII, from the coding sequence ATAGATTATAAGAAGTCCGGTGTCGATATTGATAAGGCAAACCTTTTTGTAAAAGAGATAAAACCGATCGTTAACTCTACGAAATCCAAGCATGTCTTAGAAGATATTGGACCTTTTGCAGCGTTTTACAGCATCAAAGAGTTTAAAAAATATAAGCATCCTGTCTTGGTCTCCTCAACAGACGGAGTAGGTACAAAGATAAAGCTCTGTATTGCTGCCGGAAAGTTAGAGGTGGCAGGCTATGATCTTGTTGCGATGAACGTTAATGATATCATAACAACCGGGGCTATGCCTCTATTCTTTTTAGATTATTTTGCAACTTCAAAGCTTGATATTGAGGTTGGTAAAAAATTGGTCCAAGGAATAGCAAGAGGTTGTAAAGATTCTAAAATGAGTCTTGTTGGCGGTGAGACCGCAGAGTTGCCCGGATTTTACAAAAAGGATGAGTTTGATCTGGCCGGCTTCTCAGTAGGCATTATTGATAAGAGTAAAGTTATTACAGGAGATAGAATCAAGAACGGAGATCTTTTAATAGGGCTTCCTTCTTCAGGGCCTCATAGCAACGGCTTCTCTCTAATCAGAAAACTATTTAGCGCAGGAGAGGTTAAAGAGTACTGGCATAACTATATTTTAAAGCCAACCCGTATCTACGTTAAAGATATTTTGACTCTTCTTGACAAAGGTCTGGATGTTAAAGGTATGGCTCATATAACAGGGGGCGGATTCTATGACAATATTGAAAGAATTCTGCCTGAGAATTTAGATGCCGTCATAGAAAAGGATAGCTGGAAAATAGGCAGAGTATTTAAAGAGATAAAGAAGCGGGCTAAGATTGAAGACAAAAAGATGTATAGGACTTTTAATATGGGCATAGGCTTTATACTTGTTCTCTCTGAAAAAGAGTACGGAAAGATGAACAATATCTTTAAGAATTTAGGCAAAAAATGTTATCTTATCGGAAGAGTTGAGAGAGGCAAAGGAGAGGTTAAGATTATATGA
- the purE gene encoding 5-(carboxyamino)imidazole ribonucleotide mutase, with translation MGKALISIVLGSDSDLPMLKGGLEILKRFKVDYEVRILSAHRCPDDVRKFARAASKRGIKAIIACAGMAAHLPGVIASFTTIPVVGVPLPSKALKGVDSLASILQMPSGIPVGTMSIGETGVKNGVIFALQIMALSNERLRKRLLKYKENLRKQVLAKDERISAMFQ, from the coding sequence ATGGGAAAAGCTTTGATAAGTATAGTCTTAGGGAGCGATTCAGACTTACCTATGCTTAAAGGCGGTCTAGAGATTTTAAAAAGGTTTAAGGTTGATTATGAAGTCAGAATACTATCGGCTCATCGCTGTCCCGATGATGTAAGGAAGTTTGCCCGTGCTGCTTCTAAGCGGGGCATAAAAGCCATAATAGCCTGTGCCGGTATGGCGGCACATCTGCCTGGAGTAATTGCATCTTTTACGACTATTCCGGTGGTAGGCGTTCCTCTTCCTTCTAAAGCTCTAAAAGGGGTTGACTCTCTGGCTTCAATATTACAGATGCCTTCGGGTATACCGGTTGGGACTATGAGTATAGGTGAGACAGGAGTTAAGAATGGAGTTATATTTGCACTCCAGATAATGGCGTTGAGTAATGAGAGACTGAGAAAGAGACTATTAAAATATAAAGAGAATTTAAGAAAGCAAGTCCTGGCTAAAGATGAAAGAATATCCGCCATGTTTCAATGA
- a CDS encoding low molecular weight protein arginine phosphatase: MKVLFVCTGNSCRSPIAAALLKKMAQEKGLNIEIKSCGTAALLDMKATKEAIEVLKREDIRIFDHRSKPLNRELIDWAELILVMEGRHKRELLQHQSQAQRKVFLLTEFAEKGEQDIIDPIAKPFEVYEGLLMDLKFYLTKVIERIKNESISGQ; the protein is encoded by the coding sequence ATGAAAGTACTTTTCGTCTGTACAGGCAACAGTTGCCGCAGCCCTATAGCTGCTGCTCTTTTGAAAAAAATGGCCCAGGAGAAGGGTTTAAATATTGAGATTAAAAGTTGCGGTACAGCAGCTCTGCTGGACATGAAGGCGACTAAGGAGGCTATTGAGGTTTTAAAGAGAGAAGATATAAGGATATTTGATCATCGATCTAAACCATTGAATAGAGAACTTATTGACTGGGCTGAGCTTATCCTTGTTATGGAAGGCAGACATAAGAGAGAGTTGCTGCAGCATCAATCTCAGGCTCAGAGAAAGGTCTTTTTATTAACTGAGTTTGCAGAAAAAGGAGAACAGGATATAATTGATCCTATTGCTAAACCGTTTGAGGTTTATGAAGGATTATTGATGGATTTAAAGTTCTATTTAACTAAAGTGATAGAGAGGATTAAGAATGAAAGTATCTCTGGGCAGTGA
- a CDS encoding cytidine/deoxycytidylate deaminase family protein, with protein MNSRPCWDKYFMSIATIVSSRATCLRRKVGALIVKDRRVLATGYNGTPSGITHCEEAGCLREKLNVPSGQRHELCRGLHAEQNAILQAALHGISLKGSILYCTNQPCIICAKMLINAGIKEVIIGNGYPDKLAEDMFKEAGIKIRIVAFQDLDNIA; from the coding sequence ATGAATAGCAGGCCTTGTTGGGATAAGTATTTTATGAGTATAGCAACTATTGTATCCAGCCGTGCAACTTGCCTACGGCGTAAAGTCGGAGCTTTAATAGTAAAAGATAGAAGAGTGCTTGCTACCGGTTACAATGGTACTCCTTCGGGTATCACACATTGCGAGGAGGCAGGTTGCTTAAGAGAGAAGCTGAATGTTCCCTCAGGCCAGAGGCATGAACTTTGCCGCGGACTGCACGCAGAGCAGAATGCGATTCTTCAAGCTGCACTTCATGGCATCAGCTTAAAAGGTTCAATTCTTTATTGTACAAATCAGCCTTGTATTATATGCGCTAAGATGCTTATAAATGCAGGAATAAAGGAAGTCATTATAGGTAACGGTTATCCGGATAAGCTAGCAGAAGATATGTTTAAAGAGGCTGGGATTAAGATTAGGATTGTCGCGTTTCAGGATTTAGATAATATAGCGTGA
- the nrdR gene encoding transcriptional regulator NrdR has protein sequence MRCPYCGNIEDRVLDSRSSSEETVIRRRRECLKCLRRFTTYEKIENTPLIIIKKDGRREEFYRNKVLNGLRKACDKRSISIEELENIADKIEKDLEKKNQKEISSKIIGELIMRYLHSLDQVAYVRFSSVYKEFKDIEEFKAALDKLLKRDSAR, from the coding sequence ATGAGATGTCCTTACTGCGGTAATATAGAGGATAGAGTCCTAGATTCGCGCAGCTCTTCAGAAGAGACCGTTATAAGAAGACGGAGAGAGTGCTTGAAATGTTTAAGGCGCTTTACAACATATGAGAAGATAGAGAACACCCCGCTTATTATAATAAAAAAAGATGGTAGAAGAGAGGAGTTTTATCGTAACAAGGTTCTTAATGGTCTGCGTAAAGCCTGCGATAAAAGGTCTATAAGCATTGAGGAGCTGGAGAATATAGCGGATAAGATCGAAAAAGACCTAGAGAAGAAAAATCAGAAAGAGATATCTTCCAAAATTATAGGTGAATTAATTATGAGATATCTACATAGCCTGGATCAGGTTGCCTATGTGAGATTTTCCTCTGTCTATAAAGAGTTTAAGGATATAGAAGAGTTTAAAGCAGCATTAGATAAACTCTTAAAGAGAGATAGTGCCCGCTAA
- the purD gene encoding phosphoribosylamine--glycine ligase, which translates to MRVLVIGSGGREHALVWKLSQSRRVRDIYALPGNGGISDLAQIVDIDSKDLNGIVEFVKRESIDLTIVGPEAPLTEGIVDLFKENGLRIFGPSKDAARLESSKVFAKEFMQEEKIPTADFKIFSDYNQAKKYLREQQFPKIIKADGLCGGKGVFVVESLTEAENALDRIMNQKIFDAAGDTVIIEECLFGEEVSIIAISDGENIVPLASSQDHKRIYEGDRGPNTGGMGAYSPAPAAEGEVFDKVINKVLKPTILGMKKRAAPFKGVLYAGIMVVNDKPYVLEFNVRFGDPETQAILPRMETDIVDLLEASIDGNLSGFNIEWKDKSSLSIVLASGGYPGSYEKNKEISGLKEAAAIDDILVFHAGTVKKEDSIGVRYFTAGGRVLNVTALGDNIREAKERAYRAAGLISFENIYYRRDISDRALKGEV; encoded by the coding sequence ATGAGAGTTTTAGTTATAGGCTCCGGCGGCCGTGAGCATGCTTTAGTCTGGAAGTTAAGCCAGTCAAGGCGAGTCAGAGATATATATGCTTTACCAGGCAATGGCGGCATCTCGGATTTAGCTCAGATTGTAGATATTGATAGCAAAGATTTAAATGGCATCGTTGAATTTGTAAAGAGAGAGAGTATAGATTTAACTATTGTCGGGCCCGAGGCTCCGCTTACTGAAGGTATTGTTGATCTTTTTAAGGAGAATGGTTTAAGAATCTTTGGCCCGTCTAAAGATGCTGCCAGACTTGAAAGCAGTAAGGTTTTTGCAAAAGAGTTTATGCAGGAAGAGAAAATACCAACAGCAGATTTTAAAATTTTCAGTGATTATAATCAAGCTAAAAAATATTTAAGAGAGCAGCAGTTTCCAAAGATAATCAAAGCAGACGGCCTCTGCGGGGGTAAAGGTGTCTTTGTAGTTGAAAGTTTGACTGAAGCAGAGAATGCATTAGACAGAATAATGAATCAGAAGATTTTTGATGCTGCAGGCGATACCGTTATAATTGAAGAGTGTCTTTTTGGAGAAGAGGTCTCTATTATTGCAATATCGGATGGTGAGAACATTGTCCCTCTTGCATCGTCTCAGGATCATAAGCGAATTTATGAAGGAGATAGAGGGCCTAATACAGGCGGTATGGGAGCATACTCTCCTGCTCCTGCTGCAGAGGGTGAGGTTTTCGATAAAGTTATCAACAAGGTTTTAAAACCAACCATTCTTGGGATGAAAAAAAGAGCTGCCCCTTTTAAGGGTGTCTTATATGCCGGGATTATGGTAGTAAATGATAAGCCCTATGTTTTAGAATTTAATGTTAGATTTGGCGATCCTGAGACGCAGGCTATATTGCCGAGAATGGAGACTGATATAGTCGATCTACTGGAGGCATCCATAGATGGTAATCTTAGTGGTTTTAATATAGAGTGGAAAGATAAATCATCTCTCAGTATTGTTCTTGCGTCAGGCGGTTATCCGGGTAGTTATGAGAAGAATAAAGAGATATCAGGGCTAAAAGAGGCGGCTGCTATTGACGATATTTTGGTATTTCATGCCGGGACAGTTAAAAAAGAAGACTCTATTGGGGTAAGATATTTTACAGCTGGAGGCAGGGTTTTGAATGTTACTGCTTTAGGTGATAATATCAGAGAAGCGAAAGAGAGAGCCTATAGAGCAGCGGGTCTAATAAGTTTTGAAAATATCTATTACAGAAGAGATATCTCAGATAGAGCTTTAAAAGGGGAGGTTTAA
- the rpiB gene encoding ribose 5-phosphate isomerase B, with protein sequence MKVSLGSDHRGYKSKEHLKKILKELNIEYSDEGTLNEESCDYPDFAKRAVERVVRAEADFAILICGSGLGMSIAANKFKGIRAALCLNTDMAQMARQHNDANVLVLSANFIELEEIKNILNIWLGSDFEGGRHERRVRKISELE encoded by the coding sequence ATGAAAGTATCTCTGGGCAGTGATCATAGAGGTTATAAGAGCAAAGAACATCTTAAGAAAATTCTTAAAGAGCTCAATATCGAGTACAGTGACGAGGGGACTCTAAACGAGGAGTCTTGCGACTATCCTGATTTTGCTAAGCGAGCTGTTGAAAGAGTAGTGAGAGCAGAAGCCGATTTTGCAATTCTGATATGCGGCAGCGGGCTCGGGATGTCTATAGCAGCAAATAAGTTTAAAGGCATAAGAGCCGCGCTCTGTTTAAATACTGACATGGCTCAGATGGCACGGCAGCATAACGATGCCAATGTTTTGGTGCTTTCAGCAAACTTTATAGAGCTGGAAGAGATAAAAAATATATTAAATATCTGGCTGGGCAGTGATTTCGAAGGGGGCAGACATGAGCGGAGAGTCCGTAAGATCAGTGAGCTTGAATAA